The sequence TCCtttctcaggccaggtctacactagaaacttttccTAGTATAGTAACCTTGGCTAGGATTGAGATTCTTTTTATACTGACCAAAACCCTAGTGCAGTGGATGTAGTCACACaagcataaaagtgcttttgctacTGTCACTCATTTTGTTTGGAGAAGGGGTACaatctatactggcaaaagcactccTTTGCTGGTATAACCTGCATCTACACAGGGAGGGTTTTGCTagcatagctataccagcaaaccttttctaCTGTAGACTAGGCCTCAGGCCCTGGCTCaacaccattgaaatcagtggaaaggttctcattgacttcagtgggaactggatgGATCCCACACAGTACAAAAAATTCCTTCTGCCACTGTTGACTTTTTACAATCTTTCCTTTAGTTTTGCAGAACTCCAAAGaaacatattaaaatgaaaaagaacttACAGCCTCAAAAGCTGCTATAGGGAATCATTTGGAATTGACTACATTTGTTGAGGATCACTTCCCTCCAGCCTCATTTCAGACTTAAAAGTTTTTGCTTTCCATTTAGAATTTCTCTGTATTCATTGCCTGGGCTTAAACAaccatcttaaaaagaaaataatgcttTCTAAACTGTGAGGAAGTTGCTTGTTAGTGATTCAAATCTAATACTGCAACCAAGCACAAATATTGATTTGATATAGATTTGATTCTTCTTTTGAAAACAGAATGTCCTTTTTTAATCGTATTGGGAAATCAAATTAAGATAGTGTGAAAACTACAGCACACAAACAAGATGTCCCATCCTTAAAAGCAGGCTATTTATTCTGTATCCGAGATGATAAACTCGGGGCAAgagaatgggaattttgccattgacttcaatggggccaggatatcAGCCTTCATGTTTATTATATACCACTTCTATGCAACATTTTCTGCATAGTGACATTTTTCAAAACCACCTATAAAGAATGTCACTTGCAGCTGGGCAAAGGCTGACAGTTGATCAGAAGTTGAATTCTAGTAAAGCTAAATATAATTCAGGAAATTACATCAGTTGGTGAAAGCACATAGCTGACCCATTTGTCTGCACAGCGCTGTCTCTTAAGGTTTACTCAAATTAATTCTAATTGTATAACATCAAGATACTGAAAAAGCTCCCCACCAGCTGCTGTACATATGTGATAAGAGAGCTGATTAGAAGTCAGACCAATATTCTTCATGTCAAATTCTCTCAAACTCTTGTTGCTTAGCAGAAAGGTAGATTCTCCTTGggatttctgccttttttttctaCTTGCTCTCACTAGAGTTTTTTATTTAAGAgctgagcatactgcctggtagCGAATTAGTCTTTAGGCTAGATCCTGATGCCCCTGCATGTGCTGAATAATACCGAACTCTGTGAGTTCTCctggtgatttcagtgggactattttcAGAGTGAGGTACGATTCAACACATCTGAAGGCACCAGAATCAGGCTGTTTGGTCTGAATAATCTTGTGTATCCTGTCGCTCACCCCGCCAAAGTAAGTGAGAGATAATGGAAGTGATATCGCTCAAAGAGGGGCCCATTGtggagtctgattttttttttctactgtgtCCATCATTTCTCCACTCCCTTCCTAATGCAATCGGCCTGCTGATTGGCTGCACCCTGTACAGCTGTTTCTCTCCCACTAGAGCATGATACATTTTCAAGTGAGTTCTTGTGTCAGAGGCTTGCATGTGAaaaccctcctttcccatatATTTTGTTTCCATCCTTCATTGTtatgcctagggaggttgtggaatctccatcattggagatttttaagagcaggttacacaaacacttgtcaggaataatctagataatactcagtcctgccatgagtgcaggggactggactagatgacctctcgaggtcccttacaGTCCTATAAATCCAAGATTCTATAAACAGCAGCTTGCATCGCTGAATCTTTTTATTCTAGGGTGGGAAGGAAACTTCTCTAAATTATACGGGTTTTATTTCCAGGTGGTTtatcttcttccttctcctcaaaTACCAGTGCCCTGTTGCTGCATAAAGGTGCTACTTATTTCTTCTTTAGGCCCTATTATTTCTTTGGCATTATCCCATGGGGAGCTTTTCAGAACCTGGGTTTTCCCTATGCCTCTGACTTTGAGATCCTGGATTTCTCTGAATTATCATACCAAGTTTAAAAGTGGAGTGTCTGACTCGGTATAGATAATACCAACTTTCTAGAAGCCTTTCCATAAACAGGCACTCTGCTTTGCTCTATGCTTAGTGACTGTGACATTCCCTTGTCTCAACTGACAACAGAACCCAACCCTGGTTTTGTGTTTTCCTGCTGTGATCCAAGTTTTAACATTTCCCAGTAGCATTTATTCATGGTACAGGTACAGGTACAGACCCCACCAACTGAGTTTTTTTAGCAAAATGACTGTTTATCTCCTCCACGTACATGTGTTTCTCCCCttcttctcttttattttattgatgGAGGGTTAATCTGTTCTTTTCTGTATTTCTAGTGTGTTCACTACTTTTTGCCATGTAAAAGAAAATTAAGTTGATAGCGTTATCAGGAACAACCTGGaaacttgaaaataaaatgtcaataCTTTGTGCctatgtgtttttaaatgtagttaATACTCTCAGAACTCTTTTTCCAACCTGGCCCTGGGCTGAGTGTCACCTCATTGATGATATGGAAGAGGGGGAGATCAGTTATACATGCAcactttaagttaaaaaaaattcacagggaTAAAATAAGCAAAAGTGGATTGTTGAGAGTATATTTTTCACCTTTTTGTGAAACCAGTGGAAAATCTACACTACTGGGCTCTGGTCTTACATTAGAAACCCCCTCCCCTCATTGTATATCTACCACCGCAGTTACACCCAGTTTCTTTAACATACATATTGgattcagagtagtagccgtgttagtctgtatttgcaaaaagaaaaggagtacccgtggcaccttagagactaacaaatttattagagcataagctttcgtgagctacagctcacttcatcggatgcgtttcgatgcatccgatgaagtgagctgtagctcacgaaagcttatgctctaatacatacTGGAGTGAGTATTATTACCTCTTCCTGTAGTGCTAATACAGGCTTTACTAGGAGCTAGTGCTCCTTTCTTTTAGCATTTTAATCCTCCTTTAGAGCACCCAATTACCACGGTCAATTAGCATGGACAGACAGCTAAAGAGGCCAGAGCGCTGTCAAGCTGGTAGCTACCATCTCATAGACACATCACAGCACCTGCATTAAACTGAATTTCTCTCACTACTTCTCCTGGGGGAGGTTTTCGAGTGAGGCACAGAGTTTTGCTTGCAGGGACTCTCCGGCGTTTGGGTGCAAGAGAACGGAATCCCAGCGGGGTAAGTCCCGAGCGATcgctgcagccagagccccagagaGCTGGGGCTTCAACTCCAGTGATCAGCCTGGAAATAAGTTGCCCGACCCAGCAGAAAAAGGAAACCGCTCCAGCCCTGCGCGAGTGCTCTGAGCCTGCCACTCGTGCGAGAGGTGAggctgctcccttcccctctgccagcGGCGGCCCCTCTCTTTGAAGTGGAGGTTGCGGGGGCGGCAGGTGAGAGGCCAGTGGCAGACACTCGTGGCTTTAGCAGCGGGCTGCAATCCCCGCCTTGCTGCTGcgccttggagctgctctggaAGTACCCGAGAGACGGGGAAATATACACCCTGCCCCGCGAGAGAGGCccctcctaggggcaggggaggccCCCTGGTGACTACAGAAAGAGGGGCTAGGGAGGGGAAATAGAGTCCGGGCTGAAACGTGCGACTGTCCctttaaacccattgtttcatgttctctgtgtgtgtgtgtgtgtataaatctctcctctgttttttttccaccaaatgcatccgatgaagtgagctgtagctcacgaaagcttatgctctaatcaatttgtgagtctctaaggtgccacaagtcctcctttcctttaaaCCCAGTTGCTCTGGGCCAGGGCTAGGTCTGGGCCAGTCGTTAAAGCCCCGGGCTGTCCCTTCGGCTTACGCCATGCCTCCGCCGTCACAAGCAAAACAAGTCGGCGCTCGGGAGCCAACGCTAATGGGGGGTCTTTTCTGGCCGCTGCCCATTGGTGGCCTCCGCCTGCCTCCTGCTCCGGGGCTCAGCGCGCCCAGGGGAGGCCCTTTGGTTAAGACCTGGGTCTCCGTGCCGCCGTGCCCGAGCGCCGCGGAGGCTGCCAGGACGCCGGAGCAAGCTGCCCGGGCGGCAGGTCCAGCCCTTCCACTCTCGACCCCGACCCGCTGGCCAGATCGGTCGAGTGACCTTAGAGATGGCTccctcctgcaaacacttcctcGGCTTCTGTCCTGCCATCCCTCGGGCAAAGCGTGTACGCGTCCTCGCTGGGAGAGGAGGCCTGCGCGGCGGCTATCGCTTCTCTTTGAATGCGGGGGGCGAAAGGGAAGCATCGATCTGTCGGCTGCGATGAGAGTTTTCAGCGTTGGCAAgttgttttaaaagtttctgaAGTGTCTTGGAGATTCAGTGCAAGTAAAcaaatggggaaggggggctaAAATGCACCGTTCCGGTCAAATTTAAGCAGGCTTACATTTGAAATATAAGCGAGATGTGCAGAGAACCATCAGCCCACTCACTCTCGCACCTACACAGACGCACGTGTGATTGTATCATTGTCTCAAACACACGCCCGCCTACTGGATACGTGTATGTGGAGACAGATAAATAGGGGATTGATAGATAGATTCCTTATAGGTTCAACAAAATTAAAACCAGTCACTTAAAACGCACTTGCTGGTTCTTTGAACTCAAGTCACAAGTTAAGTGGTAGGCTAAATTTTCAACTCCTTCATAAATGACTGTACATTAATTTTCCTTGGTATCTTTTGCACTTAAAAAATACAACTTCGTTTTACAATAAAGAAAATCCAGAATGTACACGGAGTTAGGAGTGAtcagagagaaaggggaaaataagATCAAAGTTCACTTTAATTGAGAAAAGGAGGTCAAATAATTTTTCTTATCAGAAATTAGACTATCTGAACATATTCAAATCATTGCTATCATTTAACTTTGGAAGCTGTTTAAATTCATAAACGACTTGACATTTACATTCATGTGAAGCACAGAGTTAACATTCCCATTTACCTATAGGTAGTACAGATTATGACAaactaaagaagaaaaatatgtatttttggcTAAAGCATTCGATCTCAAACTACCTTCCCAAATAGGAAGAATTCAATCCGTTTAATAGTGCAAAATAATATGCAACCCTGTCAGATCTGAACGGAATAACAGATCACGATGCATATACCCTGTGTGAAACTAAGAGGCACTATACAAAATAGACATTCTGGCAATTCAGTTGAAATCACAGTTTAAGCTATCCCAATTTCTGACTTTAGAAAGAGCTGTTAGTAATACCTTTCAGTACAAATCAGGTTATTTCTTGACTCTCATCAAAAGAAAGtacctatatctatatctatatctatatctatatatctacaAAAACCTGCAATTTTCTTGAGTcaaaggtggggttttttgtttaaaaggaaaTTGACATTGGGCGAAGTATTCAGGAAAGTTTTGTTGAACAGCCAAGAAGTCAGAGCTGACAGTATTTGTTTACTTTTCCACACTTTGCAAGTGAAGTGTGAATAACTACACTCTCTttattccaaatgcatccgatgaagtgagctgtagctcacgaaagcttatgctctaataaatttgttagtctctaaggtgccacaagtactccttttcttatagtgtGAGTGTTTGTTCAGCAACAATGCCGTAGCTAATCACCTGTGCTGGGAGAGAGACTCATTGACTTATTGCCCTTTTCACTGCACAGCATCAAAATGTGATTACCCTGGTttagctggggaggagggaagagagggcaagagagagaaagcagcacCAAGCAAATCGTTTCAAACTTCAGTAAAAGACTGCTTGTTTCCCAAACGAGCAGTGTGATTCCTAGTCATACTTTTAAggtgcttttcaaaatgaaaacttgcGTCTTATTttcaagaatttttaaacaatagATGTATTTGCGCCTGATAGTCACGCAGATGGGTTCTGTGTGCTTTCTTAATGAGAAATCCTCGTTCGATtaggctgtttttttaaaaatcggttTATAATTAGGTGAATTGTAATGACTTCATGTTTAGCAAAATCTCTCTCATGTAAACAACCTAACTCCCATGCACTGAAAGGTAGCGGGCTACTATAAATACATGATACAGACATATCAGTTAGTAATGAGATCAGAAGTACCTTGTAAGGTTATAAAATTATGTTTTCCCCCCAAAACGAAATTCACTTTTCAATCTCGCTGCCAGCGACGTAACTTTTTAAGCCCCTTCCTCCACTGTGGAAAGAACTGCTTCAAACTCGCACTTACTCGACCAGATCTAGGTTAGACTCAGAGCGCTCTGCAATCTTCTTTTAATCccagaaaaaaagacaagaaggTTTTATGCATAGGATGGTTTATTTAACCGATGCTACTCGAGCAGACAAGGTGGTTAACAGCTACCACAAGCAACGATCTGCAAACCCCAGGTCTACCCAAAATAAATACAAGTGGCGAAATAGGGTGTCATTAAACGgtcattaaatttgttagtctctaaggttccacaagtactccttttctttttattaaacgGTCTGAGTACTGTGTAAACTCAGAGGAGCAGACGGCGCTCAAGTTAGCTGGGGAACACGTGCCAGTCCGTTTTCCAAAGCGCTGAATTGCAAGCGCTAAATTTGCAGTAGTTCAGAAAGGGGCTGACTCAGTTTGTGACGCTTTGGGAGGCGAGGATTGGAATCGGGAGCGGCATTGTCTCCCCGTGGAACAATGGCAGACGCTGCACCGGAGTCTGAACTACTTGGATTTGCAGCACGCTGTGCGTTGTAACTAGGAGGAGACACTCAGGTGCTGCGCGGTAAAGTGGCGCTGCCCCTGCCGCAGTCCTTGGGAGAGTGGTCAccgggggagggatggggggtggagggcaaCAAGCAGATAAGGTAGTAGCAGAAGAGATGTGGAGTTTGATGAAGCAACCGCAGGGAGCCCCCGAGGAGGGAGTGTCCTTCACTGCCTGCAAAACTTGCACTTGATAATTTTCTTAAAAGCACTTTGGAAATCTTTGTTGAAATAAGCGTAGATGATGGGGTTGAGGAGGGAGTTGGAATAGCCCAGCCAGTTGATGACTGCGCCCAGCCAGTCCGGCATGTAGCACTCAGTGTCACAAAAGGGCAAGACCAGGGCCACGATGaagaagggcagccagcagaggatGAACGTGCCCATGATGATGCCCAGGGTTTTGACCGTTTTCCTTTCCCTGGCCAGAGCCATCTTCCTCTTGGCCTCGGTGCTCCTCTCGTTCTTCTTCTCGAAAGATGGGGCCAGCGGGGTGCTGCAGGGCTcgctgggcaggggcaggtgagTTTTGGAGGAGTTGTGATATCGCTGGACCTCAATGACCTCCAGAGCGGCTCCCTCCTCCCCGTGTCTCGCGGCCCCGTTGACACACGCGCTGGGCTTGGGCTCCACCGTCCGCTTCCAGCTCTTGCTGGGCTCCCCGTTGTTTTTCTTCTGCAGGGTGGCCGGGGAGACCGTCAGGCAGGTGTCCGcgatcttcttcttcttcttcttcttcttcttcttctccgcTTTCTTGACGGTCTTGCGGATCCGGAACCGGGCCGCCCTGAAGATCCGCCCGTAGAGCACCAGCATCAGCAGCAGGGGGATGTAGAAGGCGCCGAAGGTGGAGTAGATGGTGTACCCGTGATCCTTGCTGATGGTGCAGGCGTCGGGGTCCGACCTGTCCTCGGGCGTCCGCCAGCCCAGCATGGGCGGGATGGATATCAAGAAGCCGATGAGCCAGGTCAGGCTGATGAGCACAGCCGCTCGCCTGGGCGTCCGCTTGTTGACATAGTCGATGGGGTCGGTGATGGCCCAGTACCTGTCCAGGGCGATGGCGCACAGGTGGAGGATGGAGGAGGTGCAGCACAGCACGTCCAGGGAGATGAAGATGTCGCAGGTGACCTGCCCCAGCGTCCACTTGTTCAGCACCTGGTAGAGGGCGGCCATGGGGAGCACCAGCACCGAGACCATCAGGTCGGTGACGGCCAGGGAGCCGATGAGATAGTTGGCCACGTTCTGCAGGGAGCGCTCCAGGGCTATGGCCGCGATCACACAGGCGTTGCCCAGCAGGGCGCAGAGGATGAGGGCGCCCAGGAAGAGGGAGGTGAGGAGCTGGTAGCTGAGGGTCACCGCGGCGCCCGGGCCCCTCGCGGAGGACCGGTCGCTGGGGGAGGTAGTGTTGTTGGCCACATCCATGCCGGGGCAGCTCGGAGCGCATGGGCAGAGCGCGGCGCGCTCACGCCTCCGCGCTCCGGCGGGCAGGTGGCGAGTGCTCCGCTCTCCTGCCGCGAGTCATCGCCGCGGGCCGCCGGGCGCGCCGCGCCGCCGGGGCGCCTGGCCACGCCGGAGAGCCCTGGGCGGGAGCGGCTGCGGGCATCCAGGAGCGCGCGGTTCACACGGCGTCGGGCGGCGCAGAGTGGCGGTGCCTGTCCAGGCCGATCCCCGGGGCGAAGCGCGGCTGagcgcccggccccggcccccctcTCCCAGCCGGCGCCCGCCGGGCTCCGAGGGGCCGGCACGGAGCAGCCTCGCTGGCGCTGGCGGCTTCTCCCCTTCACTCCCTCTGCCTGGCGTTGTGCCCCTGGCGGCTCCTGCTCCCCTCCCGCTCGCTCCCTGTTTGATctgctctccctctgcccccgcccccgtccCTGCTTTCgctctcttcccccgccccctctcctcTGGGGTGGCTCTCGCTGCCGGGCGGCAGTTGTACTCCGGCCTCTTTCATCAACCGCGCGGGCGGAGCATCCTCTGCACCCGCTGGGGCAACAGCAAGCGACGCGATCCGCCCCCTCCCTGAGCGAGGAAAGCCCGGGCAACCCGTTGGGAGCTTACCCGGTGCCGCCACACTGTGCGGCTTCCCAACTGCCTCCAGCGTCTCCCAGTCAATACCCCGAGGACCCGAGCTTGGGTGCCCGGGTGGGGTCGTCCCCGTGTATTGAGACGTGGGCTTGCCTCGTCCCCTGCCCTGTGGCCAGCAGCCCGGGCAGGCTGGCGGGGGGAGCGGGGCGCGGCGCGTTGTGGTTCTGCGGGGCGATGCTCGCTGCGGCTCCGTGCCAGGGCTGAGGAATCGGGGGCCCATGTGCAGGCTGAAGTGGATGCTGCACATCACGGAGTGTGtggctgccctccccccccccggttcccCTCCCCGCGCAGCTTGGGCCCTTTCCTTCGCGGCGAGCTTTCCTGGGCAAACTCCTGCCCCCGCGGGCGGCGCTCTGTCAGCCGTGTGGAGGCGCTTGGGAGCGATCCCCGGCCTTAGCGAGAGCCGCCGGCGATGCCGACGCTTTCCCCGAGACTCAACTCCGGTGAAAGTCTTCGGCCGCGGCCGTGGGCCGCCTGCAGCACCCTGGACAGCTCCAGACGTCCAGGGCATTTGTCGCCCCCCGCAGGTAGGCGGCGTGCCAGGGATCGCGGCTCACACGTAGCTGAGGCGGCCGGGGCTCCGGCGCACCCTCGGGGAAGAGCTCACCCAAGGCAGCGGGAGGTGACTTCTCCGCAGAAGCCCTTCTCTCTCGGCAGCACTGCAGTTCCTGGGGCGCGCGGCTTCGCTTCTCCAGGGGGAAAGCTTCAAATCCAGCGGCCCTTCCCCGGGACCCTTGCAAGCCGCGCAGCAAGAGCTGCCGAGGCGGTTCGTTTGCAGCTAAGCAGAACCAACCCAAACACGTACTTTTTGTATCATGTACTTGGGGAAATTCTGCGCTTTATTAGCGTGCCCCACAGCGATCACAATCCCTTACAAAAATCCCCACATTGCAGTTTATCGCTCCGAAATGAGGTTACAATTATTTGGCTCCTCTGTTAGATGgcaatggggttttttttttataattgctTAAATGAAAGGAACACATGAGTAGCTGTCTGAATTACAAACGAAAACAAATGTATGCAAATATTGGTGAGCGGCGTGGGGAAATGTGCATGCCTTGAATCTTCAAGATACAAGTAACGCTCTCATTTTGTGGAGTAGtgtgttttaaaatcaaagtaaatGGCAAAGTATGTCCCGTGCTACCAAGTGAAGTGTGCGGACCTAAATAGCCATGAAGTGTGTATAGGTAGGTACAGACACACGCTACCGGTAATTCCTCTGACACTGTGTCAAATGATAGTTCTGTCCCCAGTGATCATGAAACTCTTGGGCTGTTAGCTGGGTAGCAGAGCAATCAAtaaagcaacttttaaaaaactcAAGATAGGTCGCTATCCAGTAGTGTGGTGTAGGTGTCCTGAGATGTATTGTTTTACAATGCAGTGCCGGGCACGGTTCCCACTCAATCATTTCAAAGCGCTGTagtaatgggggaaaaaaaaaaaacccattcgTGGTGATTCATGTCATTTCAGCTAATGCCCTGAAACAAAGAGGAGAGTCTCTGGCATCGGAGCCTTGGTCCCAGTGCTCTGAAATCTGACGGTCACGTTCTGTTTCCCTCCAAACACAGCAGCGCCGAGCTATCTTTCTTAAAGTTGCATTACAAGAAATTACAATGCAACAAACTATTGCAATCACGATCCtcagaagataaaaaaaaaaataacgtaCAGTTGCGCTTGATAAAAGAGGGAAAGGCTGGGTCTGAAAGAGAGaatgaaatgagaaaaatatCGCTGGGAACAATCTTAAATAAAGATAGTATCCAGTTGACGTATCACAAATAAATAGGTTAATAATATCTAGTAAACAGTCCAAACAGTCGGAAGAGTAGAAGACGGCTTCTGATCAGGGATCACAtacaaagttttcagagtagcagccgtgttactctgtattcgcaaaaagaaaaggagtacccgtggcaccttagagactaacaaatttattagagcataagctttcgtgagctacagctcacttcatcggatgcatccgatgcatgagctgagctgtagctcacgaaagcttatgctctaataaatttgttagtctctaaggtgccacgggtactccttttctttatacaaagttTTATGATTGACAGGTTTAACTTCTGCTTTACTTGGAAGGTGACATTACTGGG is a genomic window of Dermochelys coriacea isolate rDerCor1 chromosome 5, rDerCor1.pri.v4, whole genome shotgun sequence containing:
- the HTR1A gene encoding 5-hydroxytryptamine receptor 1A is translated as MDVANNTTSPSDRSSARGPGAAVTLSYQLLTSLFLGALILCALLGNACVIAAIALERSLQNVANYLIGSLAVTDLMVSVLVLPMAALYQVLNKWTLGQVTCDIFISLDVLCCTSSILHLCAIALDRYWAITDPIDYVNKRTPRRAAVLISLTWLIGFLISIPPMLGWRTPEDRSDPDACTISKDHGYTIYSTFGAFYIPLLLMLVLYGRIFRAARFRIRKTVKKAEKKKKKKKKKKIADTCLTVSPATLQKKNNGEPSKSWKRTVEPKPSACVNGAARHGEEGAALEVIEVQRYHNSSKTHLPLPSEPCSTPLAPSFEKKNERSTEAKRKMALARERKTVKTLGIIMGTFILCWLPFFIVALVLPFCDTECYMPDWLGAVINWLGYSNSLLNPIIYAYFNKDFQSAFKKIIKCKFCRQ